AGTAATTTTTTAAGATTTGTTTTCATAATGTAGATTCCTTTTCTTTCTTTAGGAAGTCGTATCCCTTCCTGATATGCTCCTAGTTTACCTTTCCTTCCCAAAAGAAAGATTAAAGATTGCCAAAAGAAAACTTAAAGTTCTTAGGAACTACAAAAGGCCGGGAAACCCAGCCTAGGAATAATCATTGATAAAATCTATAGCTCAACCCAATGCAAGCTTTTCAACTCAAGCAAGGGAGAAGTTTCAGGATTGGTATCTGATTCAGAAATCCGTTTTAAACCTGGAATCATCGCATTGTATTGATAAATGCGAAAAATACCATCTCCTTCAAATAAGTATGTTCCATCCTGTAAAGGACGAAGTAGGGCGTTCGGTCCAATTTCAAATCCAAGATTGCGGAAATTATCCACCAAACGTAGACTCTCATCGGCAAGCTGAGTATAGAGGTCAATTAAGACATATTCTCCCGACTTGTCCAAAGCTAGAAGCAGCTCCTCTGTACCATCATGGTTGACATCATACAAACTATAAAATATTCCACTGTATTCTTGCCCCTGGCTAGTTAATAAGCTCAGATAGCTACTGACCTCATCCTGATTGATTGCCTCAGCAGGCTGACCCATATTCGCTTGATAACGATCAATAACTGATTGGTATACTTCACTTAGCTCAGGAGTTGTCACTGAGGATGCTTGCGTCGCGGAGCTAGATGCTATTGTTGACGCTTGCTGCAAACTAGAACCATCTGAAACTTGGCTTGAAGCACTAGAACTAGAACTCTCACCACCTTTTACCTGATTAGACTGACAAGCAGCTAATAGTACAACCGTGGACACTAACATCAGTTTACTAATAAATGTTTTCATAACTTCCTCCTGTGCTCTATCTTTGGTCTTAGTATAACATCTTTTCGAGGGCTTGTAAACGCCACCATATATGGACAAAGCATCCGAGCAAAAAAAGCCGAATGTTCCCATCCGACTTTTGTTGTTAATCTTTCTGATCAAGAGCGCGCAACATTTGGTCAATTTTATTGCCGTACTCAATTGATTGGTCTTTTTCAAAGACCAAATCCGGAATTTTATAAAGAGTTAACTTACGACCAAGTTCTCTCTTAATGGTTCCCGTCGCTTTTTCAAGACCCGTTTGTGCTTTTTGATTATCGGATGCCAAATTACTCATGATTGTGTAGTAAACCTTGGCCATTGACAAATCGCCGACTATCTGAACATCTGTAATAGTCACTCCCTGCACACGTGGATCACGAACTTTCTTTTGCAAAATCTCATTGACTTCGCGCTTGATTTCCATCCCGACACGGTCTGTACGAAAATGATTCGCCATATTCTTTCCTTTCTTAGATGATAGAAAAGCTGAGTTTCCCCAGCTTGAATAATCCAAGTAGATTAAAAACTATTGCTTTAAAACCTACTAAAATCTATTAAATTGTCACTTCCTCGACAAAATCACTTGTCTATGATTTTGACAGTGAGAAAATATTATTTTTTGATTTCTTCCATGATGTAAGCTTCAATGGTATCATCAACTTTCAAGTCGTTGTAGTTCTCAATCATCAAACCACCCTCTTGGGCATTACCAACTTCTTTCACGTCATCTTTATAGCGTTTCAAACTAGCTAGTTTACCATCAAATACTACAACACCATCACGGATAACTCGAACACTTGAATCACGGGTAACTTTACCACGAACAACCATGAAACCACCGATCGTTCCAACTTTGGATACCTTGAAGGTTTCACGAATGATTGCCTCACCAATGATTTTTTCTTCATATTCTGGGTCAAGCATACCTTTCATGGCATCTTCCATCTCTTCGATAACCTTATAAATGATGCTGTGAAGACGTACTTCAACATCATCTGCTTCAGCTTGGCTACGTGCTTCAGCTGTTGGACGAACGTTGAAACCAATCACAAGAGCATTTGAAGCTTCCGCAAGAGTAATATCTGATTCGTTGATAGCTCCGACTGCAGAGTGGACGATATTGACACGTACTCCCTCTACTTCAATCTTTTGAAGCGATGATGCAAGTGCTTCAACTGAACCTTGTACGTCAGCCTTGATAATCACATTAACTGACTTAACCTCACCTGCTTTAAGGGTATCAAAGAGGTTTTCAAGACTAACTCGTTGCGTTGCTTGACGCTGTTTAAGAAGAGCACGTTTAGCACGTTCTTCACCTGCTGCACGAGCTGATTTCTCATCCTCGTAAACTGCAAAGTGATCGCCTGCCATAGGAGCTTCGTTCAAACCAGTAATAGATACCGGTGTAGATGGACCAGCAGTTTTAACACGACGACCAAGGTCATTTGTCATGGCACGAACACGTCCGAAGGTATTTCCGACAACGATTGGGTCTTGAACATTAAGTGTCCCTTGTTGAATGAGGAGGGTTGCAACCGCACCTTTCCCTTTATCCAAATGCGCTTCGATAACTGTACCAATCGCACGAACAGTTGGGTCTGCCTTCAGTTCTTGAATTTCAGCAACCAAAAGAACAGTTTCCAACAATTCATCAATGTTTTGGTTAAACTTAGCTGAGATTTCTACAAATTCAGATTCTCCACCCCAAGCGGTTGAGATAACACCGTGCTCAGCCAATTCACCGATGACACGCTCTGGGTTTGCACCTGGCTTGTCAATCTTGTTGATAGCTACAATGATTGGCACATTAGCTGCTTTTGAGTGGTTGATAGCCTCAATTGTTTGTGGCATGACACCATCATCTGCTGCAACGACTAGGATGGTCAAGTCGGTAACAGATGCACCACGCGCGCGCATAGAAGTAAAGGCCGCGTGTCCTGGAGTATCCAAGAAGGTAATTTTCTTACCAGCTTCCTCAATTTGGTAGGCACCGATATGCTGTGTGATACCACCAGCTTCTCCAGTAGCAACACGAGAATTACGTAGGGTATCCAACAAGGTTGTTTTACCATGGTCAACGTGTCCCATGATAGTCACAACAGGTGGGCGTTCTGTCATCTCTTCTTCATTGAGGTAGCCCTCTTCTACGAAGAAACGCTCAATATCTGCGTTATCGACCTCTACCTTTTCTTTCGCTTCAATACCATAATCAACCATGAGGAGTTCGATAGTATCTCCATCCAAAGATTGGTTTTGAGTCGCCATAACTCCCATAAGGAAGAGTTTTTTCACAATTTCAGCAGGTTCACGTTTGATCCGTTTTGCAATTTCTGCGACGGTCATGCCAGCAGTATATTCAAATTCAGTTGGCAATTCGTGGAACTTGCGTTCTGTGACAGGTTTGGCAGGTTGGTTAGCCTTGCCTTTTTTATTTTTCTTGTTGTTATTCCAGTTACTTGTTCTTTGATTTCTCACTTGATTTTGACTATTTCGATTTCTTTGTTGTTTCCGTGGACCATCTTCTTCGTCACTATTAAAGTCACGTTTTTTATCTGGTCGAGCTTGTTTCTTACGACGGGTATCTACAGTAGTTTCTGCAACTTGCTCTGGTACCGATGCAACAGGTGCAGGCTTCACAAATGGTTTGCTTTCCACAACCGGTTCTTCAAACTTAATTTCTTTTGGCTTCTTAGGTTGCTTTTTAGCTTCCTGAGCCTGACGAAAACGTTCTTCACTGGTACGAGCATACTCCGCATTTTGTTCTGCTTTCAAAGCAGCAGCACGCGCTTTGAAGTCAATTTTAGGTCCTGCTGGTTTTGCAGCCTCTCTTTGTTCAAAGCGAGCTGACTGACCTGAACGGTTGTCCTGACGACGGTTGTCACGATTATCGCGACGATCACCAAATCGGTTATCTTTCCGCTCTTCTAAACGCTGGTCACGACGATTGTCGCGTCGATCATTTCGCTCATTGTTTGAACGTCCCTGACCTTGTTGACGGTTGTCACGACGGTCCTGACCAGATTTAGCTTGACCACCTTTTCCTTGACCCTGAGCTCGCTTAGCAGCCTGCTCTTTGGCACGTGCTTCACGTTCTGCCTTAAAGTTTCGACTCTGTGGACGATGTGGAGCTGATTGTACTGCACTTGTCGCAACTTCTTCTTTTACTACTGGCTGTGTTTCCTTAGCTTTTTCTACCTTAGCTGTTTCCACTTTTGGAGTTTCATCAACCTTCTCAGGCTTGCTAACTTTTGCCGCAACTTTAGTTGCCTCTGATTTTTGTCCACCAAAGCTTTCTGCAAGGCGTTTAGCACTTGCTTCATCTACGCTTGAAGCATGGCTCTTGACTTCAAAGCCCAATTCTTGAGCCTTAGCAACAACTTCCTTACTGCTTACGCCTAATTCACGGGCTATTTCATTCAATCTCTTCTTAGACAATGCCTTGTCCTCCTGTTCTATTCCATAATAGACCTCATCTTCTTTGTAAATCCAGCGTCTGTCACTGCAAGAACTTTTCTAGCCTTGCCAACAGCTGCACTCAATTCCAGTGTTGAAAACACTGTTACAACTTCTACTTGATAGGTATGACTTTTATCTGTTACTTTTTTACTTAAATTTCCAGCAGCATCTTCGGCTAAAAACACCAACTTTGCCTGCCCTTTTTGAATAGCTTCAACAACCAGGTCCTCACCCGAAACCAGGCGACCAGCTCGCTGGGCCAAACCTAATAAATTTAAGATTTTCTGTCTCTTATTCGAGTCCAAGTTCTCTCCTCTTGATCTTATGATCAACATAGGCAATTAATTCATCGTAAAATTCTTCGGCCACTTCCATACTAAAGGAACGATCGAAGACACGACGTTTCTTAGCTTGGCTTGCCTCATCATTATCAAGCTTGATGTAAGCCCCACGACCGTTTGCCTTGCCTGTTGGATCGATAAATACTTGACCTTCTTTATTTTTTACAATACGGAGCAAATCCCGTTTGTCGATGATTTCACCGGACACCACAGACTTGCGCAAGGGTATTTTTCTAGCTTTTGCCATGGTTGCTCCTTTTGCCTTATTCTTGTTCTTCTTCGACTTCTTCTACAACTTCGTCTGTTGCATATTGAGTTGCTTCAAAAGCTTCATACTCCGATGCTGACTTGATGTCGATACGGAATCCTGTCAAATGCGCTGCCAAACGAACGTTTTGACCACGACGACCAATTGCCAATGACAACTTATCATCTGGTACAACGACTGTAGCATGTTTCCCATCTTCCGTGTCAAACAATACTTGGTCAACTTCAGCAGGTGCTAAGGCATTGTAGATAAATTCCGCTTCGTCAGCTACCCACTCGATAACGTCAATATTTTCCTCAGTAGGAATCATACGGTCATTCTTAGCATCATAACGAGCTGGATGGAATTTGCTAGTGATTTTCTTGATATTTGAACCACCACGACCAACGATCGTACCGATGGCATCCACGTTTGGATTATGGCTACGAACAGCCACTTTCGTACGGTCTCCAGCTTCACGGGCAACACTCATGATTTCAACTGTTCCATCGTATACTTCTGGAATTTCCTGTTCCATGAGACGTTTGATCATTTCTGGATGGCTACGGCTGACAAATACGTTAACCCCACGACCATTGTCTTCTACCTTGTAGACATAGACCTCGATGCGATCATGAGATTGGAAAACCTCACCAGGAATTTGATCCTGTTTTGACAACTGTGCTTCAATCGTACCAAGGTTGACATAGATAAAGCGATTATCAAAACGCTCTACCGTACCTGACATAATCTCATTTTCATGTTGCTTGTAGGTATTGAAGGTAATGGCACGCTTTTGTTTGCGCATCTTTTCCATGATGGTCTGTTTAGCTGATTGAGCAGCTACACGTCCAAATTCCGCTGGGTCTTCTTGGAATTTAATTTTGTCACCCATTTCATAAGCTGATGAAATAGCCAAGGCATCTTTTAGACTAATTTCTAGTCGGCTATCAAATACTTCATCTACTACTTCACGAACAGTAAATACATGGAAATCGCCTTTTTTCTCGTCAAATTCAATCACTGCTGATTCTGATTGACCATAACGGCGTTTATAAGCTGAACGAAGCGACTCTGTAACTGCATCAATGATATCCGCTTTGTTAATACCCATGTCTTCCTCTAAAATACGGAAGGCTTCTAGCATTTCTTTACTCATGTTGTTTTCCTTTTGCGCTCAAAAGGTCCTTTCTTAAAGTCTAATATCTTTTAAAATACTCATGAAAGAGCATTATAACTTAACAGCCAAACGGGCCTTAGCCACCGTCTGGTAAGGAATAGTCACTTCCTTCTTACGAGTTTTATCCATATATTCCATAATCAGGTCTGTTCCATCAAAGGAGAGCAACGTTCCTTCGAAAACCTTGATTTTATCAATTGCCTGATAGAGCTTGACATGGATGTACTTTCCAACCGCCTTCTCAACAGCATCTGCCGTTTTTAAAGGACGTTCCAAACCTGGACTTGTTACCTCCAGCATGTATTGGTCTGGAAATGGATCTGGTTTGATAGTGTCCAAAATCGGACTGATCTTTTCGGATAAATCTGCCGTATCTTGAAGAGAGATTCCACCCTCCTTATCGACAAAAATCGATAGGACATAGTCACCGCCCATTTTACCATATTCCACATCTACCAACTCGTAAGGAGTTTGAATAGCGGGGGTAATTGCTGCTGTGACCAATTCAATAATTGATGACATAAACACCTCCTACTTTTACAGTCGCTAGAAATACATTACTCAAATAGTTCGCACTATCCAGGACTCTCTATTTCCTTTGACAGTAAACTCCCTTGTACTATCATTCATTCTATATACAGAAATCCGTGTACAGGGAAAGGGTTGACTGACGCCAACCCCTTTTCTCATTATTCACTTCCATTATTCTATCATATCTATCCCTATTTGTAAAGGAAAACGATGGATTATAGTCATTTAGTTTATTCGACAAAGGAAAAAGGTCTCTGCTAGACCTCTCCTCATTTTCCACTAAAAGAATTATTGAAACTGTGCTTCCACACGATAGATGACTTGACCCTTGTTTGAGAATTTCTCCTCATACTCTGTCATAACGTTGCCTTCCAAACCATCAGCATGCAAATCTAGCCAAACTTGCTTCAAGACCATGCCATATTGAGAAAAACTAGCCAGGCTATACTCAAACAGACCACGATTATCTGTTTTGAAGTGGATTTCTCCTTTCTCAGGCAAGATTTCCTTGTAGGTATCCAAGAATGACTTGTAGGTCAAACGGCGTTTCTCATGACGTTTCTTAGGCCATGGATCTGAAAAATTCAGATAAAGCTGATCTATCTCTGCCGGTGCAAAATAGT
This region of Streptococcus suis genomic DNA includes:
- a CDS encoding colicin lysis protein, giving the protein MKTFISKLMLVSTVVLLAACQSNQVKGGESSSSSASSQVSDGSSLQQASTIASSSATQASSVTTPELSEVYQSVIDRYQANMGQPAEAINQDEVSSYLSLLTSQGQEYSGIFYSLYDVNHDGTEELLLALDKSGEYVLIDLYTQLADESLRLVDNFRNLGFEIGPNALLRPLQDGTYLFEGDGIFRIYQYNAMIPGLKRISESDTNPETSPLLELKSLHWVEL
- the rbfA gene encoding 30S ribosome-binding factor RbfA yields the protein MANHFRTDRVGMEIKREVNEILQKKVRDPRVQGVTITDVQIVGDLSMAKVYYTIMSNLASDNQKAQTGLEKATGTIKRELGRKLTLYKIPDLVFEKDQSIEYGNKIDQMLRALDQKD
- the infB gene encoding translation initiation factor IF-2, with the protein product MSKKRLNEIARELGVSSKEVVAKAQELGFEVKSHASSVDEASAKRLAESFGGQKSEATKVAAKVSKPEKVDETPKVETAKVEKAKETQPVVKEEVATSAVQSAPHRPQSRNFKAEREARAKEQAAKRAQGQGKGGQAKSGQDRRDNRQQGQGRSNNERNDRRDNRRDQRLEERKDNRFGDRRDNRDNRRQDNRSGQSARFEQREAAKPAGPKIDFKARAAALKAEQNAEYARTSEERFRQAQEAKKQPKKPKEIKFEEPVVESKPFVKPAPVASVPEQVAETTVDTRRKKQARPDKKRDFNSDEEDGPRKQQRNRNSQNQVRNQRTSNWNNNKKNKKGKANQPAKPVTERKFHELPTEFEYTAGMTVAEIAKRIKREPAEIVKKLFLMGVMATQNQSLDGDTIELLMVDYGIEAKEKVEVDNADIERFFVEEGYLNEEEMTERPPVVTIMGHVDHGKTTLLDTLRNSRVATGEAGGITQHIGAYQIEEAGKKITFLDTPGHAAFTSMRARGASVTDLTILVVAADDGVMPQTIEAINHSKAANVPIIVAINKIDKPGANPERVIGELAEHGVISTAWGGESEFVEISAKFNQNIDELLETVLLVAEIQELKADPTVRAIGTVIEAHLDKGKGAVATLLIQQGTLNVQDPIVVGNTFGRVRAMTNDLGRRVKTAGPSTPVSITGLNEAPMAGDHFAVYEDEKSARAAGEERAKRALLKQRQATQRVSLENLFDTLKAGEVKSVNVIIKADVQGSVEALASSLQKIEVEGVRVNIVHSAVGAINESDITLAEASNALVIGFNVRPTAEARSQAEADDVEVRLHSIIYKVIEEMEDAMKGMLDPEYEEKIIGEAIIRETFKVSKVGTIGGFMVVRGKVTRDSSVRVIRDGVVVFDGKLASLKRYKDDVKEVGNAQEGGLMIENYNDLKVDDTIEAYIMEEIKK
- a CDS encoding YlxQ-related RNA-binding protein; protein product: MDSNKRQKILNLLGLAQRAGRLVSGEDLVVEAIQKGQAKLVFLAEDAAGNLSKKVTDKSHTYQVEVVTVFSTLELSAAVGKARKVLAVTDAGFTKKMRSIME
- the rnpM gene encoding RNase P modulator RnpM, with protein sequence MAKARKIPLRKSVVSGEIIDKRDLLRIVKNKEGQVFIDPTGKANGRGAYIKLDNDEASQAKKRRVFDRSFSMEVAEEFYDELIAYVDHKIKRRELGLE
- the nusA gene encoding transcription termination factor NusA; this encodes MSKEMLEAFRILEEDMGINKADIIDAVTESLRSAYKRRYGQSESAVIEFDEKKGDFHVFTVREVVDEVFDSRLEISLKDALAISSAYEMGDKIKFQEDPAEFGRVAAQSAKQTIMEKMRKQKRAITFNTYKQHENEIMSGTVERFDNRFIYVNLGTIEAQLSKQDQIPGEVFQSHDRIEVYVYKVEDNGRGVNVFVSRSHPEMIKRLMEQEIPEVYDGTVEIMSVAREAGDRTKVAVRSHNPNVDAIGTIVGRGGSNIKKITSKFHPARYDAKNDRMIPTEENIDVIEWVADEAEFIYNALAPAEVDQVLFDTEDGKHATVVVPDDKLSLAIGRRGQNVRLAAHLTGFRIDIKSASEYEAFEATQYATDEVVEEVEEEQE
- the rimP gene encoding ribosome maturation factor RimP, whose protein sequence is MSSIIELVTAAITPAIQTPYELVDVEYGKMGGDYVLSIFVDKEGGISLQDTADLSEKISPILDTIKPDPFPDQYMLEVTSPGLERPLKTADAVEKAVGKYIHVKLYQAIDKIKVFEGTLLSFDGTDLIMEYMDKTRKKEVTIPYQTVAKARLAVKL
- the trmB gene encoding tRNA (guanosine(46)-N7)-methyltransferase TrmB; the encoded protein is MRVRNRKGASELLANNPQYVISNPEECKGKWAEIFGNNNPIHIEVGSGKGRFVTGMAAQNPDINYIGIDIQMTVLSYALDRVLEAGLPNIKLLQVDGSSLTNYFAPAEIDQLYLNFSDPWPKKRHEKRRLTYKSFLDTYKEILPEKGEIHFKTDNRGLFEYSLASFSQYGMVLKQVWLDLHADGLEGNVMTEYEEKFSNKGQVIYRVEAQFQ